Genomic segment of Sporocytophaga myxococcoides:
GAAGGTATTTTGCATTTTACAAAACAAGTGAATGCGGATGTAGTCTGCCTTGTTAGTCATGAAAAGAAAGGACTGAAGAGGATTTTCAGTGACAGTATTTCAGAAAATATTGTAAAAGAATCTGATTGTGCGATTGTAATATATAAACTTAGAAAAGAAATGTCTGCCGGAAAAGCGGCAGTTAAACAAGAAAGGAAAATGAGTATAAAAGACCGACAGCGTTATAGAGAAGATTTGTGAGATTGATAAAGTGATGAAAGAGATGAAAAAGATAAACATAGTTACTTCTGTTATAGGATTTGCCTTTATTGGCGGAATTTACCTTTCAGGTTGTGAGGAAAGAAAAACAGAAGCAGGACATAGTGATTCAGCAACTTCAATGTATTCTCAACAGGAAAACCAGAATAAGAAGGAAACTTCAAAAGCTGAAATGGAGGAAGAGAAAGAGAAGTTAGAAAATAAAATAGAAGCTTTGGAGAAAAAGGCTGATAAAAAAGCAGACAAAGGCTCTAAGGTAATGAAACAGAAATTTACAGCTTTAAAGAAGGAAGTGCAAGGATACAATATTGATTCTACCAAAGCAGATGCAGAGGAGGGATGGACCCGATTCAAATTAAAAGTAGAGACGGCTGTAGACAGTCTTGAAAAAAAGATCTGATTATATCAGATCTTTTATTTTTTCCAGGTCAGAAGGAACATCTATTCCCACACTCTCATAAGTTGTAATCTCTACTTTTATTTTAAATCCATTCTCCAGCCATCTTAATTGTTCCAGAGATTCTGATTTCTCCAGACTGCCGGTCTCAAGAGAAGTGATCGCCTTAAGAATATCTGACCGATAAGCATAGATACCGATGTGCTTGTAAAATGCGGCTTTCGAAAGCCATTGCTCAGGTTCAGCCCCTCTTATGTATGGAATGGTCTGACGGCTGAAGTATATAGCTTCTTTATATTTATCAAAAATAACTTTTGGTGTATTATGGTTGAATAGGGTTTCCTGGTCTTCTATCTTTTTAACTAAAGTAGCCAGTTCAGTTTCTTGGTTAAGTGCAGAAGCCAAAAGGTCAATCTGCTCAGGGTGAATGAATGGCTCATCTCCCTGAATATTAATAACAAAATCAAAATTGCCCGAAGTTTTTTCCAATGCTTCAAAGCACCTGTCAGTTCCGCTTGGATGTTCTTCTTTTGTCATGACAACATTCCCACCGAAACTTTTCACATGGTCAAATATTTCATTATTGTCAGTGGCTACAACAACATTGGAAAGTAGTTTTGCTTTTTTAGCCTGTTCATAAACCCTTCTGATCATTGATTTTCCACCTATATCTATCAAAGGTTTAGCAGGAAATCTGGTAGAAGCATATCTCGCAGGAATTATTCCTAGTATATTCATTCTTTAAAATTATTCTTAAGAATTCAATTAAATTATTGGATTATTTATTCAGTTTTCTTCACCACTCGAAATAGACCTTATCCTGAAGTCTTCTGCCGAAGGTGAAGGATTTCAATATCTTCATGCAATTTGTTCTCATGCTTC
This window contains:
- the kdsB gene encoding 3-deoxy-manno-octulosonate cytidylyltransferase: MNILGIIPARYASTRFPAKPLIDIGGKSMIRRVYEQAKKAKLLSNVVVATDNNEIFDHVKSFGGNVVMTKEEHPSGTDRCFEALEKTSGNFDFVINIQGDEPFIHPEQIDLLASALNQETELATLVKKIEDQETLFNHNTPKVIFDKYKEAIYFSRQTIPYIRGAEPEQWLSKAAFYKHIGIYAYRSDILKAITSLETGSLEKSESLEQLRWLENGFKIKVEITTYESVGIDVPSDLEKIKDLI